The genome window ATGAAAAAGAAAACTGACGCAGAGAAAAAGTTGCGCGCGCAGGCTATGGATGCCGCTGCGAAGAGAGCTACCGATGTTCCTCTGGAAGTTTCCCGTTTGTGCTTGCAGGTGCTGGAACTGGCGCAGGCCGTAGCGCAGGAAGGGAATCCCAGCTCGGTAAGCGATGCGGGCGTGGCATCTGAAGCGGCACTCGCCGGGCTGAGAGGGGCACGGCTTAATGTGCTTATCAATCTGCCGGGAATAGATGATAAAGATTTTTGCAAGAAGTCGACGACCGAAATTGAAGACCTGAAGAAGAGAGGAGAATCACTGGCGCAAGAGACCGCTGAAGCGGTTGAGTTGACTATTAAGGAATCGTAGTGGGCAAGATTCATATACTGTCAGAGGATCTGAAAAACAAGATCGCAGCCGGCGAGGTGGTGGAGCGGCCCGCCTCTGTGGTAAAAGAGCTCATCGAGAACAGTATCGACGCCGGAGCAAAGAACATCGACGTTTTGGTAAGTGGTGGTGGAAATGCTTCTGTGCAAGTCGTAGACGACGGCGGGGGACTCGAGAGCGATGATCTGAAGCTGGCTTTCAACCGTCATACCACTTCCAAGATTGAGTCGCCGGATGATCTGCACCGGATCAATACCCTCGGCTTCCGCGGTGAAGCGCTTGCCAGTATCGCCTCCGTCTCAAAAGTGAGAGCAATCTCAACCGTGAATGGTGGTGCCGGTTCGGAGATTGCAGTGAAAAATGGTGAAATATCAGAACCGGTTCCGGGTTCTATGGCAGAAGGGACGTTAATCTCAGTGACAGACCTTTTCTTCTCAGTGCCCGCACGCAGAAAGTTTCTGAAAAGTGCCAAAGTGGAGCTGAGGCACGTTATTCAGGTCGTCAGGAGATTTGCTCTCAGTTATCCTGAAATTTCCTTCCGCCTGATGGCTGATGAGAGGGAGATACTCTCTGTCCGGAATGAAACGCTGAACGAGAGAATCGGCAAAGTCTTTGATCCTACTTACAGACAGAACATTCTCCCCGTGGACTACGAGAAAGGACCTTTCAAGATTACCGGATTTGTGGGCAATCTGAACCTGGTAAGAAAGAGGGGAGGAGAACAGTTCCTGTTCCTTAAAAGTCGTTATATCGTCGATAAACTTTTGAATTCCGCTGTCTACTCGGCATTCCGTTCGCTCGTATCTCGGGGGGAGTTTCCTTTTTTTGTTCTGAACCTTGAAGCGCCGCTTGACCAGGTAGATGTAAATGTCCATCCCATGAAGATCGAAGTACGATTTCAAGATGAGTGGCGTGTCTATCATACCTTGAAGTCGGCCGTTGAGACTGCACTGACGGAGATTATCAGTACCATTCCTGATCTCGGCAGGTTTGAGTCGTCAGATACCGATTTCGCCACCTCCAGACAGGATGCTCTCTCTTTCAAGCGGACAGGGGAGTCGGAAGCAACCGTAGGAATGCAGACGGTGGAACGGGCCAAGGAATACGTGCGCTCAATTCAGGCTCAGCCGGAGAGTTCGGAGTTTGTCAATCTGGAGAGTATCTGGCAGGTTCACGCCAAGTATATCGTTTCTGAAATCAAGAGCGGTCTGGTAGTAATTGATCAGCATGTGGCACACGAGAGAATCCTGTTCGATAAGGCGATAGAGGCGCTGGAAGGATCACCGTTGCCGAGTCAGACTCTGCTCTTTCCTGAGGTGGTGGAACTGCCGGCCGATGACTTTTCCGCTTTGATAGACCTCTTACCATTCCTGGAAAAGATCGGATTCCGCATGAAGGAGTTTGGTAAGCATACTGTCCTTGTTGAAGGGGTTCCCTCTGAGATGGGTTGGGGAAACATACGCGATATATTAAAGGATATCCTTGATTCCTATGAGACAGAGAAGAAGGAGCACGCCTCATTTCAGGAAGCTGTAGCAGCTTCATTCGCCTGCCACGCGGCAGTGAAAGCAGGGGACGTCCTGACAAAAGATGAGATGCAGTCGCTGGTGGATCGTCTCTTCGCCACCAAGCATCCTTACTACTGTCCCCACGGGCGGCCGATCATCGTAAATCTCAGTCTCGATGAACTGGACCGGAGGTTTGAGAGGAATTGACGATATATGATTGATGATTTTCGTTCGAGATGCTCATACGATTC of Candidatus Neomarinimicrobiota bacterium contains these proteins:
- the mutL gene encoding DNA mismatch repair endonuclease MutL yields the protein MGKIHILSEDLKNKIAAGEVVERPASVVKELIENSIDAGAKNIDVLVSGGGNASVQVVDDGGGLESDDLKLAFNRHTTSKIESPDDLHRINTLGFRGEALASIASVSKVRAISTVNGGAGSEIAVKNGEISEPVPGSMAEGTLISVTDLFFSVPARRKFLKSAKVELRHVIQVVRRFALSYPEISFRLMADEREILSVRNETLNERIGKVFDPTYRQNILPVDYEKGPFKITGFVGNLNLVRKRGGEQFLFLKSRYIVDKLLNSAVYSAFRSLVSRGEFPFFVLNLEAPLDQVDVNVHPMKIEVRFQDEWRVYHTLKSAVETALTEIISTIPDLGRFESSDTDFATSRQDALSFKRTGESEATVGMQTVERAKEYVRSIQAQPESSEFVNLESIWQVHAKYIVSEIKSGLVVIDQHVAHERILFDKAIEALEGSPLPSQTLLFPEVVELPADDFSALIDLLPFLEKIGFRMKEFGKHTVLVEGVPSEMGWGNIRDILKDILDSYETEKKEHASFQEAVAASFACHAAVKAGDVLTKDEMQSLVDRLFATKHPYYCPHGRPIIVNLSLDELDRRFERN